A window of the Salvelinus alpinus chromosome 25, SLU_Salpinus.1, whole genome shotgun sequence genome harbors these coding sequences:
- the LOC139553835 gene encoding akirin-2-like, which yields MACGATLKRTMEFDPLMSPTSPKRRRCIPVSPSSSSSPRKYLRMEPSPFGEVSSRLSAEQILNNIKQEYKRIQKRKHIDGVYQQTEGCYSPESPPPLGGSSMPGTSAGGSSPSRKEQPLFTLRQVGIICERLLKEREDKVREEYEETMTSKLAEQYDTFVKFTHDQLMRRFGEQPASYVS from the exons ATGGCGTGTGGAGCGACCCTGAAAAGAACCATGGAGTTTGATCCATTGATGAGTCCGACGTCGCCTAAAAGGAGAAGGTGTATCCCGGTTTccccatcatcctcctcatccccaCGGAAATACCTTCGCATGGAGCCGTCACCATTTGGAGAGGTGTCGTCAAGACTATCAGCTG AGCAAATTCTGAACAACATCAAGCAGGAGTACAAGCGCATTCAGAAGAGAAAACACATCGATGGAGTTTACCAACAGACAGAGGGTTGCTACTCCCCAGAGTCTCCACCCCCTCTCGGTGGATCCAGTATGCCAG GCACATCGGCTGGAGGTTCTTCTCCATCAAGGAAAGAACAGCCCTTATTTACTCTTAGACAAGTTGGAATTATTTGTGAACGTCTACTGAAGGAGCGTGAAGATAAAGTTCGGGAGGAATATGAGGAGACCATGACTTCCAAGTTGGCAG AACAATATGACACTTTTGTGAAGTTTACACATGACCAGTTGATGCGAAGATTTGGAGAGCAACCTGCAAGCT ATGTTTCCTGA
- the LOC139553836 gene encoding cannabinoid receptor type 1A-like has translation MKSALDGIADTTFRTMTTGLQYLGSNDVSYDDPSIDSGFAKTGFHLQKTHSAPLSNSFPVQVPGDKELIYNGNSIYPTNFSEMLGNGTRWEGGGSLQCGENIVDMECFMILTPSQQLVVAVMALTLGTFTVLENLIVLCVILHSHILRCRPSYHFIGSLAVADLLGSVIFVYSFLDFHVLHRKDSPNVFLFKLSGVIASFTASVGSLFLTAIDRYISIHRPMAYKRIVTKNKAVIAFCMMWTISIVIAILPLLGWNCKQLNSVCSDIFPLIDEKYLMFWIGMTSVLLLFIIYAYMFILWKAHHHTVRMMSRSSQKSIIVYTADGTKAQTMRPEQTRMDIRLAKTLVLILVVLIICWGPVLAIMVYDLFWKMNNFIKTVFAFCSMLCLLNSTVNPVIYALRSKDLRRAFLNICRTCRGTSQPLDNSAESDCHSRSIKGTAYKSTASCANTTVKVAKVTLSVSAEMV, from the coding sequence ATGAAGTCTGCTCTGGATGGAATAGCTGACACCACTTTCCGAACAATGACTACTGGTTTGCAGTATCTTGGCTCCAACGATGTGAGCTATGATGACCCATCCATTGATTCTGGCTTCGCCAAGACTGGATTCCACTTACAGAAGACTCACTCTGCCCCACTTAGTAACTCCTTCCCTGTACAAGTACCTGGGGACAAGGAGCTCATCTATAATGGCAACTCCATTTACCCGACCAACTTCTCTGAAATGCTTGGCAATGGGACCCGATGGGAGGGCGGGGGTTCTCTCCAATGCGGGGAGAACATTGTGGACATGGAGTGCTTCATGATTCTGACCCCCAGTCAGCAGTTAGTAGTAGCGGTCATGGCACTCACCCTGGGAACCTTCACAGTGCTGGAGAACCTTATCGTATTGTGTGTGATCCTCCACTCCCACATCCTGCGCTGTCGGCCCTCATACCACTTCATAGGAAGCCTGGCTGTAGCCGACCTTCTGGGCAGTGTCATATTTGTGTACAGTTTCTTGGACTTCCATGTTCTGCACCGGAAGGACAGCcccaatgtgtttctatttaAACTCAGTGGAGTTATCGCCTCTTTCACTGCCTCTGTGGGCAGTCTCTTTCTCACGGCCATCGACCGCTATATCTCTATCCACAGGCCGATGGCTTACAAGCGGATCGTCACCAAGAACAAGGCTGTCATTGCCTTCTGCATGATGTGGACTATCTCCATCGTCATTGCGATTCTCCCCCTACTGGGCTGGAACTGTAAGCAACTGAACTCGGTGTGCTCAGACATTTTCCCGCTCATCGACGAGAAGTACCTGATGTTCTGGATAGGGATGACCAGTGTGCTGCTTCTGTTCATCATCTACGCCTACATGTTCATCCTGTGGAAGGCCCACCACCACACTGTGCGCATGATGAGCCGCAGCTCCCAGAAGAGCATCATTGTCTACACGGCAGACGGCACCAAGGCGCAGACCATGCGACCTGAGCAGACCCGCATGGACATCCGCCTGGCCAAGACCTTGGTGCTGATCCTGGTGGTCCTCATCATCTGCTGGGGCCCTGTGCTGGCCATCATGGTCTACGACCTCTTCTGGAAGATGAACAACTTTATCAAGACGGTCTTTGCCTTCTGCAGCATGCTCTGCCTGCTGAACTCCACCGTCAACCCCGTCATCTATGCACTGAGGAGTAAGGACCTGCGCCGGGCCTTCCTTAACATCTGCCGGACGTGCAGGGGAACTTCTCAACCACTGGACAACAGCGCTGAGTCCGATTGCCATAGCAGGAGCATCAAAGGCACAGCCTACAAATCCACGGCTAGCTGTGCAAACACCACTGTAAAAGTGGCCAAAGTCACCCTGTCGGTCTCCGCAGAGATGGTCTGA